A DNA window from Camelina sativa cultivar DH55 chromosome 17, Cs, whole genome shotgun sequence contains the following coding sequences:
- the LOC104754833 gene encoding uncharacterized protein LOC104754833 has product METLSTCKLDALRSVCLPNTVNDSTTLVNGDNSSFMTSHSELPSNEAMTSSVTSGRSEADKSCEENAKTEQPIGEDKVSQADIRKKEKLIKPSSNLSYLNSTR; this is encoded by the exons ATGGAGACGCTATCAACATGTAAACTGGATGCACTAAGATCTGTTTGTCTTCCAAACACAGTCAATGACTCCACAACATTAGTTAACGGTGATAATAGTAGTTTCATGACTAGCCATTCTGAATTACCATCAAACGAGGCAATGACATCATCTGTTACTTCTGGAAGATCCGAGGCTGACAAATCGTGTGAGGAAAATG CTAAAACTGAACAGCCAATTGGAGAGGATAAAGTTAGCCAAGCTGACATtaggaagaaagaaaagctcATAAAGCCATCCAGCAATTTAAGCTACTTGAACAGCACAAG atga
- the LOC104754832 gene encoding pentatricopeptide repeat-containing protein At1g06710, mitochondrial-like, which produces MNKTVVRCLLSPSHHPLIRFSTNSSLLHRVFTCSRYLTARFISIPPPPDEMYGFDDPFSPTESRDLTKEFSFLHDSLLVDSGNVVDVVAVPITQSSIDARAIAEAVSGGGDVFGSKSQKFLRQFREKLSESLVIEVLRLIQRPSDVISFFVWAGRQIGYKHTPPVYNALVDLIVRDDDENIPEELLQQIRDDDKEVFGEFLNVLVRKHCRNGSFSIALEELGRLKDFKFRPSRSTYNCLIQAFLKADRLDSASLVHREMSLANLRMDGFTLRCFAYSLCKVGKWREALSLMETENFVPDTVFYTKLISGLCEASLFEEAMDFLNRMRATSCLPNVVTYSTLLCGCLNKKQLGRCKRVLNMMMVEGCYPSPKIFNSLVHAYCTSGDHSYAYKLLKKMVKCGHMPGYVVYNILIGSICCDKDSLSCDLLELAEKAYSEMLATGVVLNKINVSNFTRCLCSAGKYEKAFNVIREMIGQGFIPDTSTYSKVLGYLCNASKMELAFLLFEEMKRGGLAADVYTYTIMVDSLCKAGLIEQARKWFNEMREVGCTPNVVTYTALIHAYLKAKKFSYANELFETMLSEGCLPNIVTYSALIDGHCKAGQVEKACQIFERMCGSKDVLDVDMYFKQYDDDSERPNVVTYGALLDGFCKSHRVEEARKLLDAMSMEGCEPNEIVYDALIDGLCKVGKLDEAQEVKTEMSEHGFPATLYTYSSLIDRYFKVKRQDLASKVLSKMLENSCAPNVVIYTEMIDGLCKVGKTDEAYKLMLMMEEKGCQPNVVTYTAMIDGFGMIGKIATCLELLERMGSKGVAPNYVTYRVLIDHCCKNGVLDVAQHLLEEMKQTHWPTHAAGYRKVIDGYNKEFIESIGLLDEIGQDETAPFLSVYRLLIDNLIKAQRLEMALRLLEEVATFSATLVDYSSTYNSMIESLCLANKVDEAFQLFSEMTKKGVIPEMQTFCSLIKGLFRNSKIDEALLLLDFISHMEIQWIEEKKTSDGT; this is translated from the exons ATGAACAAAACAGTAGTAAGATGTCTACTCTCTCCTTCACACCATCCTTTGATTCGATTCTCCACCAATTCCTCTCTTCTCCACAGAGTTTTCACCTGTAGCCGTTACCTCACGGCTAGGTTTATCTCCATTCCTCCTCCGCCTGACGAAATGTATGGATTCGACGATCCTTTCTCCCCTACTGAGTCGCGGGATTTGACTAAAGAGTTTTCCTTTTTGCATGATTCTCTTCTTGTCGACTCTGGTAATGTTGTTGATGTAGTAGCAGTGCCGATTACTCAATCCTCTATTGATGCTAGAGCCATCGCAGAGGCTGTTTCTGGTGGCGGCGATGTGTTTGGGAGCAAATCCCAGAAGTTTCTTAGGCAATTTAGAGAGAAACTGAGTGAGAGCTTAGTGATTGAGGTGTTGCGTTTGATACAGAGACCTTCTGATGTTATCAGCTTCTTCGTTTGGGCAGGTAGGCAGATTGGTTATAAGCATACTCCACCTGTGTATAACGCTTTGGTTGATCTGATTGTACGTGATGATGACGAAAATATTCCGGAAGAGCTCTTGCAACAGATTAGAGATGATGATAAGGAAGTGTTTGGGGAATTTCTTAATGTCTTGGTTAGGAAACATTGCAGGAATGGTTCATTTAGTATTGCACTTGAGGAGTTAGGGAGACTCAAGGATTTTAAGTTTAGACCTTCGAGATCTACTTATAATTGTTTGATTCAGGCATTTCTCAAGGCTGATCGTTTGGACTCTGCTTCTTTGGTTCATCGGGAAATGTCTCTTGCAAATCTTCGGATGGATGGGTTTACTCTTAGATGCTTTGCTTATTCTCTCTGTAAAGTAGGAAAGTGGAGGGAAGCTCTATCATTGATGGAAACTGAAAATTTTGTCCCTGATACTGTCTTTTATACAAAACTGATATCTGGTCTGTGTGAAGCTTCGCTTTTTGAAGAGGCTATGGATTTCTTGAATAGGATGCGAGCTACTTCCTGTCTTCCAAATGTTGTAACATATTCAACTTTGCTGTGTGGATGCTTGAACAAAAAACAGCTGGGTAGGTGTAAAAGGGTGCTTAATATGATGATGGTGGAAGGTTGTTATCCAAGTCCCAAGATTTTTAATTCCCTTGTACATGCTTACTGCACATCAGGAGATCATTCATATGCATACAAATTGCTAAAGAAAATGGTTAAATGTGGTCACATGCCAGGATATGTTGTCTACAATATATTGATTGGGAGTATTTGTTGTGACAAAGACTCGCTTAGTTGTGATCTGTTGGAATTAGCTGAGAAAGCTTACAGTGAAATGCTTGCTACAGGGGTTGTTCTGAATAAGATTAATGTCAGTAACTTCACACGGTGTCTTTGTAGTGCTGGGAAATATGAAAAGGCATTTAATGTTATCCGTGAAATGATTGGTCAGGGATTTATACCAGATACCAGTACCTATTCCAAAGTTCTTGGTTATTTATGTAATGCTTCGAAAATGGAGTTGGCGTTTCTGTTGTTTGAAGAAATGAAAAGGGGCGGCCTTGCTGCTGATGTCTACACGTATACTATTATGGTGGATAGTCTTTGTAAAGCTGGTCTGATTGAACAGGCTCGTAAGTGGTTCAATGAAATGAGAGAAGTTGGTTGTACGCCTAACGTCGTCACATATACCGCTCTTATCCATGCTTATCTTAAGGCTAAGAAGTTCAGCTATGCCAATGAGCTGTTTGAAACGATGCTGTCTGAAGGGTGTCTCCCTAATATTGTTACATATTCTGCCTTAATTGATGGCCACTGCAAAGCTGGACAAGTGGAGAAAGCTTGCCAGATTTTTGAAAGAATGTGTGGCAGCAAAGATGTTCTAGATGTAGATATGTACTTCAAGCAGTATGATGATGACAGCGAGAGGCCGAATGTAGTTACATATGGAGCTTTACTGGATGGTTTCTGCAAGTCGCATAGGGTTGAAGAAGCTCGTAAATTGTTGGATGCTATGTCTATGGAAG GTTGTGAACCGAATGAGATTGTATATGATGCTCTCATTGATGGACTCTGTAAGGTTGGGAAACTAGACGAAGCACAAGAAGTGAAAACTGAGATGTCTGAGCATGGATTCCCTGCGACCTTATATACTTACAGTTCTCTGATTGATCGTTATTTCAAAGTGAAGCGCCAAGATTTAGCCTCAAAAGTATTGTCTAAGATGCTTGAGAATTCTTGTGCGCCCAATGTGGTTATATACACTGAGATGATTGATGGCTTATGCAAGGTTGGTAAAACTGATGAAGCCTATAAGCTTATGCTAATGATGGAAGAAAAAGGGTGTCAGCCTAATGTTGTGACATATACAGCGATGATTGATGGATTTGGAATGATTGGTAAAATAGCCACATGCCTTGAGCTCTTAGAGCGAATGGGTTCCAAAGGTGTTGCTCCAAATTATGTTACTTATAGGGTCTTGATAGATCATTGTTGCAAAAATGGTGTGCTGGATGTGGCCCAGCATCTTCTAGAAGAAATGAAACAGACACATTGGCCTACACACGCAGCCGGATATCGCAAAGTCATTGACGGATACAATAAAGAATTCATAGAGTCTATAGGGCTTCTTGATGAGATAGGCCAGGATGAAACTGCCCCTTTTCTTTCTGTATATAGGCTTTTAATTGATAATCTTATTAAAGCTCAAAGGCTGGAAATGGCTCTTAGGCTTCTTGAAGAGGTTGCAACATTTTCAGCCACTTTGGTTGACTACAGTAGCACATATAATTCGATGATTGAAAGCCTTTGCCTTGCTAATAAAGTGGACGAGGCTTTTCAGTTGTTCTCAGAAATGACGAAGAAAGGTGTCATTCCGGAGATGCAAACATTCTGTAGTCTTATCAAGGGACTTTTCCGAAACAGCAAGATCGATGAAGCACTTTTGCTTCTAGATTTTATATCTCATATG GAAATTCAGTggatagaagaaaagaaaacatctgATGGGACTTAG
- the LOC104754827 gene encoding uncharacterized protein LOC104754827, with translation MEKPAKEAAAAPVSLYWDIKRFPVPEGYDARRVGPSIKRNLRKLGYSGPVTIIAIGVLTEVPLDILESLYSTGITFKNVGCTPRDAMSLFIVKNGTVPAPDNMMFLSAPPNCFQPFYYTDVEKLRKKGHYTSLLFARNSQEQKCLWEDNLLLADPGVLEGAKCGETGKPSFWDCDVCHGLRGYGFENFLTHLSTQQHKQLFSRWNTYATFDSHSKSHSKSDSGVEAPKSIVRRTILSKSRGLFSRTMLQLGLTTESNHKKSRLTTESNYKKTTESNYKKSRLTTESNYKQTTESNYKKGRLTTESNYKKRRVALGLLPKVTNDKEE, from the exons ATGGAGAAGCCTGCGAAGGAGGCAGCTGCGGCCCCAGTATCTTTATATTGGGACATAAAGAGGTTTCCGGTCCCCGAAGGCTATGATGCTCGTCGTGTGGGTCCGAGTATCAAACGGAATTTGAGGAAGTTAGGCTACAGTGGTCCTGTCACCATCATTGCCATTGGCGTACTAACAGAGGTCCCCCTTGACATCCTTGAATCCCTCTATTCTACTGGGATCACTTTTAAGAACGTGGGCTGCACTCCCAGAGACGCTATGAGTCTATTCATTGTCAAAAATGGTACTGTTCCAGCCCCCGATAATATGATGTTCCTATCCGCTCCACCAAACTGCTTTCAGCCATTCTACTATACGGATGTTGAAAAGTTACGTAAGAAGGGACACTACACTAGTTTACTGTTTGCACGTAATTCTCAAGAACAAAAGTGCCTCTGGGAAGATAACTTGCTTCTGGCAG ATCCAGGGGTACTCGAGGGGGCAAAGTGCGGTGAAACCGGTAAACCTTCCTTTTGGGATTGCGATGTGTGCCATGGTCTTCGTGGCTACGGCTTTGAAAATTTTCTCACCCATCTTTCTACTCAGCAACATAAACAATTG TTTTCCCGCTGGAATACATATGCCACCTTTGACTCTCACTCGAAATCACACTCGAAATCTGACTCTGGCGTGGAGGCTCCTAAAAGCATAGTGCGCAGGACAATATTGAGTAAAAGTCGAGGTCTTTTTTCCCGGACAATGCTACAATTAGG GCTTACTACCGAAAGTAACCACAAGAAGAGTAGGCTTACTACCGAAA GTAACTACAAGAAGACTACCGAAAGTAACTACAAGAAGAGTAGGCTTACTACCGAAAGTAACTACAAGCAGACTACCGAAAGTAACTACAAGAAGGGGAGGCTTACTACCGAAAGTAACTACAAGAAGCGTAGAGTAGCCTTAGGCTTACTACCGAAAGTAACTAACGACAAGGAAGAGTAG
- the LOC104754828 gene encoding anaphase-promoting complex subunit 5-like — MAGLTRTAGAFAVTPHKISVCILLQIYAPSAQMSLPFPFSSVSQHNRLGLYLLSLTKSCDDIFEPKLEELINQLRDVGEEMDAWLTDHLTNRFSSLASPDDLSNFFNDMRGILGSPDSGVVQDDQIILDPNSNLGMFVRRCILAFNLLSF; from the exons ATGGCCGGATTAACGAGAACAGCCGGTGCTTTTGCGGTAACTCCACACAAGATCTCCGTTTGCATTCTCCTGCAGATATACGCTCCGTCGGCTCAGATGTCTCTCCCTTTCCCTTTCTCTTCCGTTTCTCAGCACAACCGTCTCGGCCTCTACTTGCTCTCTCTCACTAAG TCTTGCGATGATATATTTGAGCCGAAGCTGGAAGAGCTTATTAATCAGCTGAGGGATGTTGGTGAAGAGATGGATGCGTGGCTTACTGACCATTTAACCAATAGATTCTCTTCTTTGGCTTCACCTGATGACCTATCGAATTTCTTTAATGACATGCGAG GAATACTTGGGAGCCCTGATTCAGGAGTTGTGCAAGACGATCAGATTATTTTGGATCCCAACAGCAACTTGGGAATGTTTGTTCGTCGTTGCATTTTGGCATTTAACCTCTTATCGTTCTGA
- the LOC109125260 gene encoding 4-hydroxyphenylpyruvate dioxygenase-like has protein sequence MFRMNIANLLYVLPFPRFGHPIGVCHLFSSIEDYCKEAHSSSVQFDASKNDLESLTHYGQMDMEIYAIDKVSLLVIPYFCTNVARRFSWGLGMRFSAKSDLSTGNMVHASYLLTSGDLRFLFTAPYSPSLTAGEIKPTATASIPSFDHVSSRSFFSSHGLGVRAVAIEVEDAESAFSVSVSNGAIPSSPPMVLDGGAVTIAEVKLYGDVVLRYVSYKEDKSEFLPGFEPVEDTSSFPVDYGLRRLDHAVGNVPELGPALTYIAGFTGFHQFAEFTADDVGTAESGLNSAVLASNDEMVLLPINEPVHGTKRKSQIQTYLEHNEGAGLQHLALMSEDIFRTLREXAESAFSVSVSNGAIPSSPPMVLDGGAVTIAEVKLYGDVVLRYVSYKEDKSEFLPGFEPVEDTSSFPVDYGLRRLDHAVGNVPELGPALTYIAGFTGFHQFAEFTADDVGTAESGLNSR, from the exons ATGTTCAGAATGAATATAGCGAACCTCTTGTATGTTCTTCCTTTTCCTAGGTTTGGACACCCAATT GGAGTTTGTCATCTTTTTTCAAGCATTGAAGATTATTGCAAAGAAGCTCATTCAAGCTCTGTTCAGTTTGATGCATCTAAGAATGATCTGGAATCATTAACACATTATGGTCAGATGGATATGGAGATTTATGCCATTGATAAA GTATCACTTCTGGTAATCCCGTACTTTTGCACCAACGTTGCTCGTCGCTTCTCATGGGGTCTCGGGATGAGATTCTCCGCCAAATCCGATCTATCCACCGGGAACATGGTTCACGCCTCTTACCTACTCACCTCCGGCGACCTCAGATTCCTTTTCACTGCTCCTTACTCTCCGTCTCTCACCGCCGGAGAAATTAAACCGACCGCTACAGCTTCCATCCCAAGCTTCGATCACGTCTCTTCCCGCTCCTTCTTCTCTTCGCATGGTCTCGGCGTAAGAGCTGTTGCGATTGAAGTAGAAGACGCTGAGTCAGCTTTCTCCGTAAGTGTCTCTAACGGCGCTATTCCTTCGTCGCCTCCTATGGTCCTCGATGGAGGAGCCGTTACGATCGCTGAGGTTAAACTATACGGCGATGTCGTTCTCAGATATGTCAGTTACAAAGAGGATAAATCCGAATTCTTGCCAGGATTTGAGCCTGTGGAGGATACGTCGTCGTTTCCAGTGGATTACGGTTTACGGCGGCTTGACCACGCCGTGGGAAACGTTCCAGAGCTTGGTCCAGCTTTGACTTACATTGCAGGGTTCACTGGCTTTCACCAATTCGCTGAGTTCACAGCAGACGATGTTGGAACAGCAGAGAGCGGTTTAAACTCAGCTGTGCTAGCTAGCAATGATGAAATGGTTCTTCTACCGATTAACGAGCCGGTTCACGGGACCAAGAGGAAGAGTCAGATTCAGACTTATCTGGAACACAACGAAGGAGCAGGGCTACAGCATCTGGCTTTAATGAGTGAAGACATATTCAGGACTCTGAGAGAGATNGCTGAGTCAGCTTTCTCCGTAAGTGTCTCTAACGGCGCTATTCCTTCGTCGCCTCCTATGGTCCTCGATGGAGGAGCCGTTACGATCGCTGAGGTTAAACTATACGGCGATGTCGTTCTCAGATATGTCAGTTACAAAGAGGATAAATCCGAATTCTTGCCAGGATTTGAGCCTGTGGAGGATACGTCGTCGTTTCCAGTGGATTACGGTTTACGGCGGCTTGACCACGCCGTGGGAAACGTTCCAGAGCTTGGTCCAGCTTTGACTTACATTGCAGGGTTCACTGGCTTTCACCAATTCGCTGAGTTCACAGCAGACGATGTTGGAACAGCAGAGAGCGGTTTAAACTCACGATAG